The Verrucomicrobiaceae bacterium DNA window CTGCCGACCACACTCTTCGCTGGAAAGAGCCAGTTCACCGTCACTGCGCGTGAAGATGTTCTTCTAGGCCCCGTAGCCAATACCTTCCTACTGCCACAGGGCCTGACCAATAGGCATTGGTACAAAACGTATTTCTCCACGTATGCGGAGAACAGCGGTGTGAACGTCACCTCCCTGGGTGGCGATGTCAGCATCCGGCAAGCGGCTACTTTGAGCACGAATTCGGTAGAGTCCTCCCTACTCGCACAATGGAATAGCGAGATGCTGCTGCTGGGCACCGGCTCCAGCTCTGCTGCCGCCTATCAGCCCTGGTTACGACTCGCAGAGACGGATGTATCGGCCTTCCAGACCGTGAGCACGCTGATGCCAGGCACCCTGAAAGCCACCGCCTTCAGTGGCGATATCCAGCTCACGGGCCGCATGAATCTCTCACCCTCCGCCACCGGTACGCTCGAGCTACTGGCAGCCGGCGGAGTGCACGGACTTACTCCTAGGGGTATCCAGCTCCATCATCAATGGAAAACAGACCACCGTGTGGGCCTCAGCTACCGTCAATCTCTCAGATGCAAATCCGGCATCCATTCCCGGAGTTCTGGCACCCTTCGCCTTTTACCAGACATACTTTAACCCTGCTGCGCCTACTGCCGTGAACAATCTCGCAGCTCGTATCTCCACCTCCACATTCCTGGACTCCATCAACGCCGTCTTTGACGAGTCTGGCTCCACCAGCGGTGACTACGCCACCACGCAGACAAAGCAGCAGCTCCACGCACCTGGTGTGCTGCACGCCGCAGACACCTCCCCCGTGCGCATTTATGCCGGCGATGGAGATGTCTCCGGCCTTTCACTTTTCTCTGGAAAAGCAGCGAACATCCTTGCCCAGCAAGACATCACAGACATCTCCTTCTATATCCAAAATGTGCGTGATAGCGACCTCTCGCTCATCTCCAGCGGGCGAGACATCATCGCCTACAATGCCAGCTCTGCACTGCGCACTCAGGCCGTCACGGATGGAAATCTGCCCAGCTTTACCGAAAGGCCAAAATCCGGCGACATCCAGATCAGTGGCCCAGGTACATTGCAAGTGCTCTCCGGTCGCAATCTCGATCTCGGCACTGGCTCCAACAACTCCGACGGCACAGGCGTCGGCATCACCAGCATCGGCAACGGGCGCAATCCGTATCTGCCATTTGCAGGCGCGGACATCATCCTTTCAGCAGGCCTAGGAGCCACCTCGCAGGGGCTCGGAGGCAGCGGGCTGAATTTTGAAGGCCTCGTCACCCAGTTTAGCACACCCAGAAATCTGGCCAGCTTAGCTGAATTGCTCGGCGTGCCGTCTGTGAACATCAATGACCCCGCATTGACCGCCGAACAGCAAAAACAGCTCTCACTAGCACTCTTCTATGTCGCTCTGCGCAATGCTGGCCGTGACCGCAATGACCCAAATAGCCCAGACGCTGGCACCTATGCTGCTGGAGAGCTCGCCATCGACACGCTCATCCCTGGAGCACTCGACGGAAACATCCTCACCCAGGCCCGTGACATTCGCACTCGCAGCGGTGGTGATATCAGCATCCTCGCGCCAGGTGGCAGCCTTCAGTTAGCCTCCACCCTCATCGGTGAGACATTAGCACCTCCAGGCATCATTACCGAGGCTGGAGGAAATATTTCCGTCTTTGCACAGGATGATGTCAGCATCGGTATCGCTCGTATTTTCACCCTGCGCGGTGGTGACATCACGATTTGGTCAAGCGAAGGCGACATCGCCGCTGGCTCCTCTGCCAAAACCGTGCAATCCGCGCCACCGACACGTGTCTTGATCGATCCACAAAGCGCCAGCGTCGCCACGGACCTCGCCGGTCTGGCCACCGGTGGCGGCATCGGGGTTCTGGCGACAGTGGCAGGCGTGCGACCTGGCAATGTCGATCTCATCGCCCCGGTCGGCGCGGTGGATGCCGGTGACGCCGGCATCCGTGCCACCGGCAATCTGAACATCGCCGCCGCTCTCGTTTTAAATGCCGGCAACATCTCTGTCGGTGGCACCTCTGCTGGAGCCCCCTCCGCACCGAGCGTCGCTACGCCTTCGCCTCGGTGGATTGGCCAGCGCCGCCTCAGCCACAGCAGCTACCAACGGCAGCCCAGCCACTCAGCAGGCCGCACAACAACAAGACGATGCAGAAAATAAAGACACCGCTCCTTCCATCATCACCGTCGAAGTCCTCGGCTACGGCGGCGGCGATGGCAATGAGGATGAAGACGAGCGCAAACGTCGCAGCAGCGGGGCGGAGTAACGCTCTCCATCACTCGCACTACCCACACTCCCAAAATGGCTTTTGACTTCCAACCGCTCCATCAAAAACGCGTAGAGATGCAAGACTCAAAGCCTCCTTTGCTCGGCATCTTCAGCCGTTGGCTCTTTGCCATCGTCATCCTCGCTGTCGTGGGAGTCTTTTTCTGGACCCCGGCAAAAGAGGCCATCAAAAGCGCCATGGCACGCAGCTACGCAAAGGAATCCATTGCTGCCATGCATGCAGATGATTTCGGCTATGCCATCACTCAACTGCGTGACGCACGCTCCTATGCACCTGAGGAGCCTGCTGTGCTAGAAGCCATCATCGAGTACCTAAAGCTGGTCAAAGGTGATCCGCGTGAGATCGCCTACAACCTTCGCGTGCTCAGCGGAAAGCGCACCCTCACCAGTGAGGAACAAATACTCTATGCTGATAGCTTAGTGCGGAGTGGGCAGGCAGCCGAAGCACGCAAAACCTTCGATAAATTGCCAGCCGCAGACGCACAGAGTACGGTGGGCTAGCCGTCCTCGCACAGATACAGGGTGCTGAGGGCCAGAGAGGCTCTGCTGCTGCCACGGCACGCCAAGCTAGGCTTTTTGGATAAAACAACACCAGAGGCACGCATCGAAATAGCAGTCGAAAACAGCCGTAGCGCCTTTCCAGAGCTGCGGCAGAAATCTGGCAAGAACTCTGGGAGCTAGCACAGCTCGCTCCGCCCCTGGTATCGCTGCCATGCGGGCACTGATCAAAGACCCACGCCTATCCGCTGAGGATGCTGCACGCCTACTCACCCTCATCGAGCAGCATCCCCACGCGGAGCCCGCAGCCCGTCTAGAAGTCATCTCCACTCTCATGCGGCTGCTACCAGAGCAGCGAGAGGAATTTATTCGCCGTGAAGTCGCACGTTTTGAGTCGCGTGACCATGTGGGAGAGCGCGGCGGTCTGGTAGAATTAGCCGCATGGCTCGCAGAACATCATGCTTACACGGAACTCCACCGTCTCATTCCTCGGCACTTAGCACGCAGTTCCCGTGAGCTCTACACCGCGCTCGTCAAAGCTCTCGCGTCTGAGGGCCGCTGGCAGGACATGAAATCCCTACTTAATGAGGAGCGTCCACCCGTCTCGCCAACGCTCATCAAACTCTGGCTTGCTGATGCTGAGAGCCATTTACAGCCAGATGGCCGCGAAGCACGTCGCCAGATCCTTCTAGCTATCGACTGCGCACGCACCGCTCACGAAGCGGAGGAACTCGAGCTAGCCTCTGGTCTAGCAGAGCGTCTGGGCTGGACAGACATCGCGCTTCAAGCCGTGAAATACTTGCGGCCAGAGGCCCCACATCGCCAGGGTGATCTCCTATCGAGAGCACGCGGACTCGCCGCCCGGTCACAGGACACGCATTCTCTGTTGGAGATCACACGCGACCTGCTCGCACTTCATCCTGAAAGCACGCAGTATGCAGACGACCTCGCCTACCTCCGCCTCCTACTCGGCGAGGAGATGGAAATCGTCTCCCTGGGCGGCAAAAAACTCCCATCCTTCTACGCAGCGCTAAACGCCTATCGTTTAGGAGACGGCGCAGCTCTTCCTCAATTGCTCACCCATACATCCAATACCGAAGGCTTACCCGCTGGCCGCCGCGCTGTCCTGAGTGGTCTGCTGGCCAAAGCCGGTGAAACCGCCCGTGCCTTTCAGATCGCCGAAAAAGTGCCCGATGCGCTGCTGCTCGATGAAGAACGCGTGTTTCTAAAAATGGCACGTTGAGCTCAGAACGATCAGAAAACACTCGCACCGTGACGAAAGCGCCCCACGTCACTGCTCGCACAACAGCGCATAGGCTTCCATGCTCTGCGGATGGTCAAACAAACCTCCCTACCTATTGCCAAAGCAGCGCATGACTTCGTCTTTGGTCGAGTCCACAACTCCAACCTCATCTACAACTGCGCTTGGGAAGATCCGCGCATCGACCGCGAGCTGCTGCGGCTCGATTCGGCCAGCAAAGTCGTCATGATCACCAGTGCTGGCTGCAATGTCCTCGACTACCTCATCGACAATCCAGCAGAGATTCACGCGATCGACGTCAATTACCGCCAAAACGCCCTTTTTTGGAGCTGAAATGGCCCTTATTGCCCGTGACCACTATGACGACCTTTTCGAAATGTTCGGCATTGGCAGCCATCCGCAGTATAAATCAGTCTATGCTAGCGTTCGTCATGTTTTGAGCGAGCCCGCGCAGAAATTCTGGGACCGTCGCATCAGTTTCTTCGACCCAAAAGTCTCAAAAGTCCTTCTACTACCATGGCACCTCCGGCATCGCGGCTTGGGTCATGGGAAACTCTCTTTTTAGACTCAAACCGAACATCAAAAATTTTGCCCTAGCACTCCTCGATGCTCAATCCCTCGAAGACCAAACTGCTGCCTGGGAAAAAATCGAGAGCGAAGTCTGGACTGGCTTCATTGACTGGCTCGTCCGCCAGCCCGCGCTCATGACCCTTCTCGGGGTCCCGCGTCCTCAGATCAAGCTCATCCAAGACAGCCATCCCGGTGGCCTCAGCGGCTTTGTGAAAGATAAACTCCGTCATGTCTTCACGGAGCTGCCCATGGCGGACAACTACTTCTGGCGTGCCTACATCACCGGCAGCTACACCTTTACCTGCTGCCCGAATTATCTCCGTCGCATCTATCAGACTCAGCTTCGTGCTCGCCTGCCTCGGGTAAGCACCTGCACCACCACCATCTCCAATTTTCTCCGCGAGCATCCGGGCCAATACAGCCACTACATCCTGCTCGATCACCAGGACTGGCTCGCCGCGCACGACACCGCTGCCCTCCGTGAAGAATGGGAACTCATTTTTTAACAATAGCCGCCCAGGAACCAAAATCCTCATGCGCAGCGCCGGTTTGGATGTCGATTTCATCCCCGCAGACATCCGCGCACGTCTCTGCTTCCACCCTGAGCTGACTACCAAGCTACACACCCTAGACCGCGTAGGCACCTATGGTAGCACCCACTTTGCTGAAGTCCTCCCATGACCTCGACCGCGCCTCAGCAGGCCCTGCAAAGCTACTACGCACTCCACGCCCGTATCTACGATGCCACGCGTTGGAGTTTCCTCTTTGGCCGTGAGAAAATCATTCGCCGCGCTGTAGGCTATATCAATCCGTATCGCATCCTTGAAGTCGGTTGCGGCACCGGACGTAACCTCCGCAGCCTCCAGAACTTCTTTCCTGAGGCCAAAATCACGGGGCTCGATCTCAGCGCCGACATGCTGCGCATCGCAAAAACCAAAACGGAAGGCATTCACTTCATTCAGCGTGCCTACGATACACCAGTGGGCGGTTTTGACCTCATTCTCTGTTCATACGCCCTTAGCATGTTCAATCCTGGTTGGGAACGTGCCATCCAGACTGCCGCAGCAGACTTGAAACCTAGTGGCACCATCGCTGTCGTTGATTTCCACCACACCACTGTCGGCTGGTTCGAGCGCTGGATGCTGCGCAACCACGTTCGTATGCAGGGCCACCTCTGGCCCCTCCTCAGGCAGTCCTTCACCCCGCTGTGTGATTCACTCCACCCCGCCTATGGCGGCCTTTGGCACTATGGCATGTTCATCGGGCGCAAATTGCCAGCATGAGCGCATGCCAATTCTTCAGCCTAATTGTTACATTTTCGCCACATGTGTCTTTTCCGTTGCACAGTGCGGCTCACTCCGGTCATCTCTCCCCTCCAGAACATGCAAGCCCTCATCACTTTCTCCAACGCACTCTCCGATCTCAATCGCCTTCGCATCCTCAGCCTCCTGCGGGATCACAAAGCGGATTTCGTCAGCCTGAGAGAAACGATCTCCA harbors:
- a CDS encoding filamentous hemagglutinin family protein, whose amino-acid sequence is MNNLAARISTSTFLDSINAVFDESGSTSGDYATTQTKQQLHAPGVLHAADTSPVRIYAGDGDVSGLSLFSGKAANILAQQDITDISFYIQNVRDSDLSLISSGRDIIAYNASSALRTQAVTDGNLPSFTERPKSGDIQISGPGTLQVLSGRNLDLGTGSNNSDGTGVGITSIGNGRNPYLPFAGADIILSAGLGATSQGLGGSGLNFEGLVTQFSTPRNLASLAELLGVPSVNINDPALTAEQQKQLSLALFYVALRNAGRDRNDPNSPDAGTYAAGELAIDTLIPGALDGNILTQARDIRTRSGGDISILAPGGSLQLASTLIGETLAPPGIITEAGGNISVFAQDDVSIGIARIFTLRGGDITIWSSEGDIAAGSSAKTVQSAPPTRVLIDPQSASVATDLAGLATGGGIGVLATVAGVRPGNVDLIAPVGAVDAGDAGIRATGNLNIAAALVLNAGNISVGGTSAGAPSAPSVATPSPRWIGQRRLSHSSYQRQPSHSAGRTTTRRCRK
- a CDS encoding proprotein convertase P-domain-containing protein is translated as MEKYVLYQCLLVRPCGSRKVLATGPRRTSSRAVTVNWLFPAKSVVGSQVSWDWTLRLEDKRPSERLRVALVVISPPAVSVPLPRST
- a CDS encoding class I SAM-dependent methyltransferase; protein product: MTSTAPQQALQSYYALHARIYDATRWSFLFGREKIIRRAVGYINPYRILEVGCGTGRNLRSLQNFFPEAKITGLDLSADMLRIAKTKTEGIHFIQRAYDTPVGGFDLILCSYALSMFNPGWERAIQTAAADLKPSGTIAVVDFHHTTVGWFERWMLRNHVRMQGHLWPLLRQSFTPLCDSLHPAYGGLWHYGMFIGRKLPA